CATATTTTGGTTGTAGTCTGTAATAGTTCCCTAATGATATCGTGATGCTGTTATCCCCTGGGGCGATCGCATTGGGGAGCGGGTCATATTTGTAGTCAAAGCTGTCTTTGGAATATCCAATCTGGGCAAAATGTGTAAACGGATTTGAGGGGTTACATGTTATATCTCCGCCTCCATCGTAGCAGTAAATATATGTTGGGGCTACTAGTAGAGGGTTACTAATCTGCATAGTTTGGTAGGGGGTTGTACCTGCATAGTATCTCCATGGGAATTGGAATCTTACCCACAGAGGAGTTGTTCCTTGGGGCACGTTAAAGTTTATTGCCACAGAGTCGGTCCAATCTTGATTCGGAAGGCTTATGGGCTCTGTTATATCTATGGTGTATGAAGTGAGGAGAACCCCGGGCGTGTAATCGGCTTCTATGAATGACAAATCCCTGATTAGACGTATCCTCTTTGAATATTCCAAATCTTTGGAACTTTCATCCCCATTACCGCCGATGAAAAATTTAAGGACGACCCACTTGCCTGAGATTTGTGAATAATTGTATCCCGCACCACTTAGAGCCTGGGATATTGTTGCATTTGTCCAGTAACATGTTTTGATTTCTGTGGTGATATTGTATTGGCAATAAGTTGGGCTAACATTAACCTCATTGGTAAACACAAATCTCAGCGTGATATTATCGGTGGGACTTATGTTCTCTGCAGCCACTTGAATGTTCATGCCAGTTAATATGCCCGGCACCATTAAGAACTTCCAGTATTCTATCCCATAGTTTGAGGTGACATCATCGAGATAAAACTTTTTGGGGAATTTTAACGTTGAGGGAGTCGATGTTTTGTACTTTACGGTCACATATTGAGCTGCATCTTCGCCCCCCCGGTAATACCACTCTCTGGTACGTCTATTATAATAGTAGTTATCGTTGTAGTTCTGAACTTCGAACACAACTTCTTGGCCGTTACTAATAGCATCTTGGACTACTTCAACTAGATTACATGAATCTCCATTGGTGGAGTCTCTGACTAAGTCATTCGCTTCAACAAGACTCCACTGGTCATACTGATTTCCGGTTATCTCTCCGGTGCATGTGACTGGGTTCCCATTAACATACAAGCGATATGTACTATCAACCCATGCTCCTTCAATAAACCATTTTACCTCCTCTATCACGGCATCTCTAGGAATAGTACCTGCGGGTATTACGTACTTTATTGTCACGTGTTCATCAGAGTCTGGAGCTGCAGACTCAATGTATCCGCCCCTTATCGTGTATGTGTTCTCCTTGCTCCCCAGCTTGTTGAGGAATGCCCTCGCCATGTAGCCCCTCGGTGTCTGGTTGAAGGCGTAGCCGCTGAGTATAAGGGTCGCTGGGGTAACGTCCTGGGCGGCGGAGTAGTTGGAGCCGACCTTACGGAGGTACGGGCTTGTGTAGTTGTTTATCAGGAGTTCGTAGTTGTAGTCCTTGAGGGTGCTGTTTAGTATGTACCCCAGTATAACTTCTGCCTTGTGGGTAAGGTTTGCTCCTGGAAAGAGCGGGGCTGTCGCCCAGTAAGTGGCAACGATATCTATAGGGGACATGTCCGGACTAACGAGGGCAAGATTCAGTGTTCCGTCGTCTGTCCAGTTCTTTATCACTCCTGGTGGGACGAACGTCCAAAGAGGCTGTGTTCTCATCGTTGTGAGGGAATCCTCTGCCAGGTACTTAGATTGGGAGCGCATGTAGGTGGAGTACACCTGCGTGCTTGGATTGATTTGGGTTATGCTTACCACGAACATGGTGACTAGGAGAAGTGCAAGTATCGCATCCAGAGTGAATATGAATCCTCGCCTCTTCATGAGTCATCCCACACCCACAGTTTTATAACGGTCGTCCTGAAGGAGGGTTTCATAAGGAGACCTATGTTGTCAAGATCGTTTATCGTGATGTTACTTCCGAAGGAGTTCTCATACACCCAAAGTTCTACAGGTTTTTCGCTGGTTTCATCGTTGAACTCCGAAAACAGTGCCCTCCATGGAATTTTGATGGAGGTTGTGTCCCCAGCATAAAACTCGGCGTAGGTTCTTTCGTTGGTCTTCTATGCTATGGTGGCATTCAAAGCATCTCCAGGAGAGCCCCTCTGGATTAGAATCCCCCTGAGGACGGTTCCATCGATCGCAACAAGGGTCAGGTTTCCAACACTGTTTTCGGGTACTTGGACTTCGAGATACGCATAGCCCGGGACGTCGTGGATTAAGGTCCCCACGAGAATTGGAATCGGCTGTGTTGTTCCCACTACCCATGTTTTTTCGTATATCAGGTTCGAACTGACAACTCTTCTTGAGATGTACTCCACCCATGGAGAACGGGATTTTGAGGCATTTATGGTACTCTCATCCTCGACAACGGTTCCGTTTATCACAGCAATCCTTAGGGAGGCGGTGGTTAGGTTGGCCGCTGGTATGACCACGTGCTTTATGGCGAGATTCCCCGCACTATTTCCGTGTATCATCAGTTTCACATGTCCATGTCCACCAATGTGTAGTGTACATGCGCCATCCGAAGAACCGAAGCTGTAATGATAGTTGCTCTGTGCGTCTACCAGTTTCACTGCTACGTATGACCCTGGCGGGATTATCCCCACCTGGGTATTTCCCGAAACCAAGACCTGGGCCTCGTCAACTGTTATAAATTCCAGGACGTCCCCTTTGTCCATCGTAAGGGGGTTTCCCGTTGGGGAGGGTTCGCCGTTAAGAAGGACACTGTCGCACTTCACCCGGAACGCCTTATTTCCTGAGTTGTCCGTTGAGAGTGCTATTTTGATGTTTTGTAACTCACTCGTGAGGTTCATGAGTATCTCCTCTGGAAACTCACCGGAGACCGTTATGTTTGTCGTGGTTAGGTAGAATTCAAGCTGGAAATCCTTAGAGTCCGCTATGCTGTAGAGGTTTGTAACTACGGATGAGACGTTGATAAAGTTGCCCAGCGCCTGAATTTTCTGAGAGCTTATTGCAAAGGGGTACGAATTGTCCCTGAGACCCAAAAGTACGATATTCGTGGGATTCTCCGTCCAGTTGTCGGGGGTTCCAGGGTTCTTCACGAGTATATCCAGCATGTTGTCGCCCACGTTGGCCCTCTCATACCAGCCCAGCACTGTGGTTATCTCCCCCTTTAGGGCGTTGGACGTCGTGGTTATCGTGCCAAGCAGGAGTATGATTATCACCATGGACAGCATCGCATCGAGTGAAAGCAGCTGACCGCGCCTCATCTTCTCACCACATCAACGTTTATCTCAATCTCTCTTCCCCGGAGGTACAGCTTTCCGTTCTCCCTAACGACGTTGGTCTTGGAGACTAGGTCGTCCTCTATGTACTGCTTTATGTTAGCCTCAATGGTGGCCTCCGGAAGCCCGGCCCCCGCGTAGGTTATGGTGATGTTGATCTGCATCTTGCCGTTTACGTCCGCACTGCGAACGCCGGCGAGCTGGAAAGCCCTGTACGTGTAGTTGCTCGCCGTTATTATGGCGTTGAGGGGAGAATATATGCTTTCGTTGCTAACAACGCCGGTATTTAGGTATGCGCACGCGTCGGAAGCCGAAGTGCGGACGTAGGATACCGCGGACATCGCGGTGTTCTCATTCAGGTACGATGGGGTCACCACGAGGACTCCCGCTAGGATTATCGCCAGGATGAACAGAACCTCTATGGCGCTCTGGGCCCTACGGCGAGAGGACGACATCGAGTCTCCCCTCCGTTTCGTTGTACGTCGCCACTATGCCGAAATCCCTCTTCGTGTCGGTAAGCGTTACCGAGCTGTTCTCGTATATTGGAACCGGGCTCCTCTGAACGACGGTGTAGCCCCTTCCTCCCAGACTCGCGTTGACAACAATGCTATCAGGAGTAATCAGGCTGACAGTAACCTTGTCTCCTGAGTCCAGCTTTATCGGCAGCTCCTTCCTTACCGCGAATCCGTCTCCCGCCGCGTAAACCTTCACCACTGAGTCCCTGACGTCCACGGAGAATGCCTTCAGCTTTGCGATCGTGTCAAAGGTCTCGGAATGGGCCCTCTCGCTGTCCGCAATGTAGACTAGGTTGAGCATCGTGATGGTTATCAGGGTCACTGCGAAGAGAAAGTCAAGGCTTATCTGTCCCCGTTTCATCTTCATCCACCGGGGTTTATGTTTATGTGAAGCTCACCGGTCGTTGAGTTGAACATCCATGAGTTGGGGTTGTCGGGGTTCCACTCAACGACTATCTCCAGCGTTGCCGGGAGGGTCGCGGGGTCGAGATCCAGCCCGTAGACCGTGGATGATCCAAAGGTGACGCTTCCGGACGGCGACCATACGGATGAGTTGGTGTACAGAACCGCCTGGTACATCGCCCTGCTCCAGAAGACGTTCTTGTTCCCGCCGCTGAGAACGGCGGTAACGTTGGTTCCGGTTACGGTGACGTACGTGCCGTTGCCTTCGGCGCTGTAGTTTCCGTAGGTTATAAACACGGAAGCGTTATTGACGTTCAGCCCTTTCCGGAGCATCTCGGGGTCTCGCAGGTACGTCAGTCTCACATAGGTGGTTGACTTGGCTCCAGGGCCCTGGGCGTAAACCTGTGATATCGTGTTGGAGATAGCATTGGCGAGGTTCTTCTCCTCAAGGCTTATCTGAATTCGAAGGGTCTCGGTTGAGGTTGAGCCCTCCCTGAACGTGATGTTGTTTACGGAGTAAAGCAGGAGTATGAGCATCATTCCAAAGATTAACATGAACTCAAGTGAAACCTGACCACGCTTTTTTATCCGCATATCTCTCCCCTCAGTATGGTATATCTCCGAACATCTATTTAATCGTTACTCTCCGATTTTCCAGCGTTTACGACGGCGAAAAGGCCGGTTCCGACCCTTTTAGTCTCAACGCCGAAGTAATCTCCGCTGAATATCTTGAACTTGTACCTCTCAGGATGAAGGGAGTGTTTCTCTATCAGCTCGGCCAGTTCGTCGATGAAGAACTGCGTCAGCTCATAGTAGATTAAATCAAGCTTCTCACGGGTGGAGTCCCTGATCAGGAGAACCGCTGGCAGTATTGCAAGCCCGATGATGAAGTACGGCTGGCCAGTGAAGAAGGACGCGAGTGCAGTTGCACCTATCGTCGCACCTATTGCGGCGTACAGGCCCTTCTCCCGCTTCTTCGCCTCTTTAATCTCCTTGACCTTCTGCTCCCAGATGTCGAGCAGCGCAGGATTGTAGAAATCAAAGGCTGTGTGGCGCTTTCCCTTGGCTATCCTCTCCCGGATGAGGTCGTCCCAGTCGTCCTTGTAGTAGATGACCTCCCCGTGGAGCTTCGCCCTCTCGGCATCGAGGGAGGAGATAATTCGAATGATGTCCTCGGCGCTCTCGTGGGCAATGTGGGCGTAGACCTCCTTCTCGTTGAGGTCGAGGGCCACCTCGACGGAGTCCTTTATCGGCTCAGTCATCCCTCTCCCTCCGGAGCCTCTTGCTTATACCTTCGATGTCCGGGTACTCTCCGTCGGGGATTCCCTTCAGCTCGCTCCCGCCCTTGGCGTAGACGTCGTCGAAGTCAGGCAGGCCGCTTAGGAGCTCCTTCTTTTTGTTCTCCGCTTCCTCTTTTGCCTCCATGAAGGACTGGGCGTACTGCTTGGCGGTGATGATTATGTCCTCGATGCTCTTGCTCTCGTAGATGCCGCTGAGGAGGGTTACAACCTCCACCTCCCTCTCGCGCGGGTCCGGATAGAAGCCGCGGAATATCTGCTTGCCCCTTATCTTGTTGGTGAGATAGTTGAGCGCCTCGAATATGTCTGCGGCCTTCAGCATCTCCGGCGGCCCGTGAATCGCAACCAGCCCGTACAGCGCCGATTCGATGTTTGCCTCGAGGTACAGGCCTTCGCTCTCGAACGACTTGATGATGAGCCTTGAGAGGCTCTTTACCTTGCCCGCGTCGGCCTTGGCGTAGCCGACCGTTGCAAAGCTTCCGAAGGCCTTGAGAACGAACTTCAGGTCGCTCGCGTCCAGCGTCTGTTCGCCGGGAACGTCAACCAGGGCTAAGAGCGACGCTATCCTCTCGACTATCGTGTAGTTAATCCTCTCGTAGGCCTTGCTTATGTCGTCGCCCCCTTCCTTGAGCTTGTTGTTGTCTATGGCTATTATCGAGTCCGCGATCTTCGAGAGCTTGTCGATGGTTATCGCCGCGTTGATGGTGGGCCTTATCCCCTCCTCCTTGAGGGGGAGTGCGCCGATGGCCACCACCAAGGAGTCTGGGTACTCCTCTTTGAGCGCCTCGGCCAGGACGGGCGTTCCTCCGGCGCCCGTTCCGCCGCCGAAGCCAAAGGTCAGGAAGAAGATGTCGATATCCTCGTAGCCGATTATTGAACCTATCTTACGCATGACGAGGGGCAAATCGCGCTTCATGGCCTCCCTGCCGAGTATCGGGTTCGCGTTGACCCCCTTGCCGCCGGTCAGGCTCTCACCTATGAGTATCCTCCGCTCCTGGGAAACGTGCTTGAGGTACTCCAGGTCGCCCCGGGAGGTGTTTATGGCCAGAGCCTCAAAATCAACCAGAGCGAAGAGGTCGGCTATCTTCGTTCCGCACTGGCCGACCCCTATGATTAGAGCCCTCACCTCTTAATCACCCCACGACTATTACCCGCACCTTACCGTTTTCGTTGAGGAGAACCATCGCGTCTCCCCTGATGTACCTTATGAAGCCTGTGGTGAAGACCTCCTTGGCAATTTCGGCGTTCTCCTGCTCGTAGAATACGAACAGGACGACTCCCTTGGGGGTCTTGCCAGGAATTAGAATGACCGCCTTGTCAACGGGCACCGTGACGTTGCCGACGGTGACGGTTTCGTTTGTAAGGTGGAACTTCAGGTATGGGTTGTACGGTCTCACGAAGTACTCGCCGTAGTGGGTCATGACTATGTAGCTGCCCTCGCCTATCGTGGTTGTGTTGAGGGCTATGAAGCCGCCGCTGAAGAGGTCGTTGAGCATGTCTATCGTCTCGTTTACCGTGGCACCGTCCATGTGGGGTGCGATTATTCCGAACACATTGCTGTCGAGGGCGCCCCTTACATCGTAGAGGCTCACCGGCGGAACGTACTGGAAGCGGGAGAGGTAGTTTACTGCGCTGGCGATTTCTATCGTTTTGTTGTCTATGGCCCCGGAGTCCCTGGCGTTCATGACGAATTCAAGCGTCTCGTTGGTGTAGTTGTACCCGTAGTTGATCAGAAGGTCCGTTGCCCTGAGGGTGAGCTCGACGGTCGGCGTTCCCGGGAACTCCCTGTTCTTCTCCCAGACGTAGTAGGTCTTCCAGTACGGCCAGCCGCCCTCGATCCTCTG
The Thermococcus radiotolerans genome window above contains:
- a CDS encoding hydrolase produces the protein MKRRGFIFTLDAILALLLVTMFVVSITQINPSTQVYSTYMRSQSKYLAEDSLTTMRTQPLWTFVPPGVIKNWTDDGTLNLALVSPDMSPIDIVATYWATAPLFPGANLTHKAEVILGYILNSTLKDYNYELLINNYTSPYLRKVGSNYSAAQDVTPATLILSGYAFNQTPRGYMARAFLNKLGSKENTYTIRGGYIESAAPDSDEHVTIKYVIPAGTIPRDAVIEEVKWFIEGAWVDSTYRLYVNGNPVTCTGEITGNQYDQWSLVEANDLVRDSTNGDSCNLVEVVQDAISNGQEVVFEVQNYNDNYYYNRRTREWYYRGGEDAAQYVTVKYKTSTPSTLKFPKKFYLDDVTSNYGIEYWKFLMVPGILTGMNIQVAAENISPTDNITLRFVFTNEVNVSPTYCQYNITTEIKTCYWTNATISQALSGAGYNYSQISGKWVVLKFFIGGNGDESSKDLEYSKRIRLIRDLSFIEADYTPGVLLTSYTIDITEPISLPNQDWTDSVAINFNVPQGTTPLWVRFQFPWRYYAGTTPYQTMQISNPLLVAPTYIYCYDGGGDITCNPSNPFTHFAQIGYSKDSFDYKYDPLPNAIAPGDNSITISLGNYYRLQPKYGYGELTYVIQGFAGYGNVFPALLRPGCSGYNITYYWVGDNSPHYVTAGDSPYCDVTAQDLLDGRGRYAVDDAIIRLFNNLGGDGTQADPILVQLPPTVNIVFVSMGNIPGLFQPITITLRVWRES
- a CDS encoding class III signal peptide-containing protein — protein: MRIKKRGQVSLEFMLIFGMMLILLLYSVNNITFREGSTSTETLRIQISLEEKNLANAISNTISQVYAQGPGAKSTTYVRLTYLRDPEMLRKGLNVNNASVFITYGNYSAEGNGTYVTVTGTNVTAVLSGGNKNVFWSRAMYQAVLYTNSSVWSPSGSVTFGSSTVYGLDLDPATLPATLEIVVEWNPDNPNSWMFNSTTGELHININPGG
- a CDS encoding FtsZ/tubulin family protein gives rise to the protein MRALIIGVGQCGTKIADLFALVDFEALAINTSRGDLEYLKHVSQERRILIGESLTGGKGVNANPILGREAMKRDLPLVMRKIGSIIGYEDIDIFFLTFGFGGGTGAGGTPVLAEALKEEYPDSLVVAIGALPLKEEGIRPTINAAITIDKLSKIADSIIAIDNNKLKEGGDDISKAYERINYTIVERIASLLALVDVPGEQTLDASDLKFVLKAFGSFATVGYAKADAGKVKSLSRLIIKSFESEGLYLEANIESALYGLVAIHGPPEMLKAADIFEALNYLTNKIRGKQIFRGFYPDPREREVEVVTLLSGIYESKSIEDIIITAKQYAQSFMEAKEEAENKKKELLSGLPDFDDVYAKGGSELKGIPDGEYPDIEGISKRLRRERDD